The Hordeum vulgare subsp. vulgare chromosome 4H, MorexV3_pseudomolecules_assembly, whole genome shotgun sequence genomic interval GAGCCCAAGGTAGCAGCTATGGAAGAAGAAGCTCCCAGCCTGTCTGGTGCCTAGCCCACCATATCCATCCCATCGTGGTGAACAGCAGCGCCGGCGGCCTCGTCAAAGCGGTCATGGTGTCCCATCATTGAGCATTTTGTCGTGGGTACAAGCTATTCATGAAGATATTTCTTGTCAAGGTGATCAGTGTGCTCCTCTAACACATCTAGATGCGCATGATCAAGACAACACTTGAAGCTACTACTTTGCGGGATGGACAATGCATGCATCCATCAGATACCATCGAGTAATGTACCTAACATCTGTATGGATAGAAGGAAGCATATATTTAGGTATTAGAAAACATAACGTATTCAAGGTTGAATCGTAATACATGTTCTTTAAGGGAAGTGTAATACATGTGTTGTTTCGGAACAGAAGCACATTTATTGATAATAGGAAGCATAACACACTAAAAGTTGAAGCATGTAATAGAGACCACCGACACACATATCTATCAAATGGAAGCAAACTTCGGTCACAATGCTTTACATCGATGTAAATTTTTGTTGCTTCAGAAGCAATGGAGGATACATTGGAAGCAAAATGCCGTTCATAACGAAGCATACTACAGAACCTTGAAAGCCTGGTGCGCTAAGGTAATTAATTTGTTTCCTTCAAATACAAAATCAGATTCCAAAAGTTCAGCATCCAAGAGTGATTTTCGGAAGCAATCAAACCACAATATACGTCAATTGGATTTGTTTTGGAAACTCCACATTAATTGGTTTCAGTTTTGGAAAGTCCAAACTGGGATGGGCAGCATGCAGCGTTGCTTCATGCACCACTCACACATGCTCATATCTAACGGTGACGGAGTGGTCTGATAAGATGCTAGGATCAGTAGTCTGATCGCTAGTGGTGccctttcttgtttagctcgtagttgttgaaccgttgctccgttttgatcgtgtcctacatgaaacttgcttagaatctcgtgtagtttcatattatcttgctgattgtgtgttttgagatgctcgtgactgtcgttgcacacatattgcattcatgccatcatatcttgcggtgttcgtatcttttgttccgtggctccgttggagatgttctctatgcgtaaattgcttgtaacgacgcgtagaattatgtgaacctatttgtcttgctgtttaacaaacatttaaacgtgttagttcagatctggacagaattgtaaattaacatgtgaggtcgtctcggaggtgctatatgtcatttccgacctcatttaaaatgcctagataggtagtttaattatgcttcacctctttccatgtataaccacatttaatattgcgtgtacctaatcgggatagaactaaataactcgtatgtggagtttcgtcaatatgcaactcgttgcatattgaacttcacttaatgtgtagtatttggttgttgtgaattgacatgccgtgacttgcatgtaatcagctgatcatgcatcatatgtggattgcatcttgttgtgcatcgtgtggtgaatatcgtgtgttgattcttgtttccgatttcctccgtctcgatagagttccgcaagcgtgtcggatgtgaggacccgttcgactacatcggttcgtgtgcttcaaggagtaattcttcttccaagcgggatctcaggcaagatgaccatttccccagataccattactatcattgccatgctagttttatcgcttctatcgattatgtctcgctgcctaccacatgttaaatatcagcctctcaacattgccatgaaaaccttcaacctgttcacaacctagcaaaccactgattgcctatgttatcgcttgcttaaccatgtgttagcgttgctagttgcaggtgcagctgcttccatgtgataacatgggttccttgttgtatcaccctattaattgctatttaaattaatgcacctatatacttggtaaaaggtggaaggcttggcctttctagcctggtgttttgttccacctctgcccccttagtttcggctaccggtgttatgttccataattgagcgctcctaacacgatcgaagttgttatggggacccccttgaaaaTTCGTTTtaaattaaagctggtctggcaaggcccaacattggttctacatttgcccaacataacagttctgttaatactgaattgcatagggcgtcatgaacacgaggagtaattttacataaacaggggggccagtgctgatggtgttggtcccaaacgatctgcctgcggggccatcgcgaggaaactcgaggtctgacactcgtagctagttccatccggttgtgtcctgagaacgagatacgtggctcctatcgggttcgtcgacacgtcgggcggccttgctggattagttttacctttgacgagatatcttgtgcaacgggattccggtgatgctttgggtaatctcagagttgaggttttccactaaggagtccgtcgagatcgcgagattcgtgatcgaggatttctatgcgtcttgtagtaatttgtgatggattagttggagcacccctgcagggttaaatctttcggaaagccgtgcccgcggttatgtggcaatatggaaactttgtttaacactggttctagacaacttgaagttaacttaattaaaatatgcctactgagtgtgtaaccgtgactgtctctttcgggagttccttctccgatcaaggacacggtggggttatgtctgacgtaagtaggtgttcatgatcattcatttggtcatcacgtccgctatgcgtagatcatccccctcttaattcttgtactcgtaagtttaatcactaaatatatgcttagccgctgctgcaacttcaccacttaaccatacctcacccattaagctttgctagtcttgatacatttggaaatgagattgttgagtcccctgtggctcacagattactacaacaccacttgcaggtacatgtaaatgttacttgacgcgagcgcgttgattgtttatttggagttgcttcttcttcttctttttcatcaatctaggatgggttccaggccggcagcctcggatagcaaggatggacgtcgtttttcttttctcgtttgttttcgtccgtagccggaccctgttcttctttgtgatatttatgtattgtactgatgtgactctgatgtagcttgtggcgagtgtaagcctattctatatatatcttatcttttcagtacatgtacttgtaacaatatccattcttgcgaaacgacgagatgcgcttctattcctgacgaggcactcgtgccaaattaagtatataatcgcatcttgggcgttacagcccCCCTCCCGTACATGTTCTTGGTCAAGCTCCGCCATTGACTTGGGGCAAATGAATTGGAAGTGTGTAGGTATTTTATCTTGGATCTCTTCGATTCGACCTAGGATATCTGGTTCCCTAGGTCGTTTGCACAATGAAACAATGCGACAACTTGCGAGGTGTTTGTaatacaaataaaataaaattttggaaCGCCTGACTTTTACAGGCCACAAAAGTTGATGATTACAAAGTTTGGCAGAATTAAGAGGCAACAACATTAATTTCACCTTAAAAACCTTTCAACTCAAGTCCAAGTAAAATGAACATTTCAACCAATTCCTAGGTAAATTTTAAAAATACCATGGGTCCCTTGGATTACCAATTGTCACACAATTGGAATCATTATCAGTTGATTGAGCGACCTGATGAAATTGGTATTTGGCGCCATCTTGATTGTTCCATCCCCTGCCGGCTGCCCTAtcgttttcaattttttttgacgggatattattttcattattTGGAGAAAAATGACAAGTCGAAAACTCTGAAAAAACTTCGAGCTAGTGTCGGACTCCGCCTCCACTCTCGAGTGTCGAGTGGTCTGGTGTTCCTCAGAAAAAAAGAGAGTGATCATGCAACTTTTCCCGCCATATATTCCATCTTTCTCTTGTTTCTCTTGGTCAAAAGGCGGGAAGAGGCAAAGAACTTCCTAGGGTTTACTGTGCTCGATGGAGGTCGACGCCGcctaccccgccgccgccgccgctggcaATGAGCTCCGGAgcctcctcgccgccaccctcAGCGCCGACAAAACGTCCGTGGACGCCGCCACCGCTGGCCTCGACCGGATCTCCGCGGCCGGCGACCCCCGCTTCCCCAtcgccctcctcgccgtcgccgcaggTACCCTGCCTTATACCACCCCGGTAGATCCCATGCCCTCGTGCAGGCTTAGTTGCGCGCGATTTTACGGTAGCCCATGGCACTTTGCTGCTGGGGAATTCAGCGGCAGCGTCGCGGCGCTTCATTTCAAGGCGCTTGATGCAGCGATACCGTTCCCCCATCGGAAGTCCGCGGGAAAGCCATACTTTTTTTCCCTTTATTTGAGGAATTTTTGTTGCGCGCCCGTCGCTCTGGCGATGCAACAAGCGTGCTTTAGCTGTGAAGTTAGTTTGATGGCTGTATTCATATTATTCGAATTGCGGCTGTAGGGGATGGTGATCAAGGTACAAGAATAGCTGCCGCGGCTTACTTGAAAATTTTCGCCCGGCGCAACATGGAAGGGGGGCTCTCGTCGTCCGATCTGTACAGGGAGTTTCGCGACCAGCTTGCTCAGGCTCTGCTTCGAGTGGAACCTGCAATTCTTCGAGTGCTGATTGAAGTTGTATGCGCACATGTGCCCTGTATCTCAAAATATTATATGCTGCCTCATCCATAAGGTTGTTTTTTAACTGCTTATGTTCCTACCGTTTGTTACTGCCAGTTTCGCCAAGTTGCGGAGAAAGATTTTGTCAAGGAGAATTCGTGGCCTGAACTTGTGCCTCAGTTGAAGCTGGTGATCCAGAGCAGCGATGCAATTAGTCCAGGCCAGCATCCTGAGTGGAAAACCATTAATGCTCTCACAGTACTCCAGTCCATACTTCGCCCCTTCCAGGTATATTTCAATTTCCAAGGACCAGTGCTACATATTTACATGTGCTTTGCACTTGTCCGACATGTTTCTGAAATCCAACTTCTTACCCTCTGGGTTTCTCTCAAGAAGAACGCACACTTACTCTGGCTTCAGAGCATCCTGCCCCTGCATTCTAAATAATAGGAACTTTCTTGTTTCAGAATTACTCTGCCTACCTTATCTGTAGAAAGAACTAAATCAGAAAGTTAACTGTCCTCTGTTGTTTGTTTCTTTTAAGAACTTATTTTTCTCTGAGATTCCCTGTCAAAATGAATAGTCATTGTTTAACAGTTCAACCCACCAGAGAATACTTTATTTTCCCCACTTCCAGTATCAATTTCTGCACTTCATCATCAGCGTGCATGTATGACATATCAACTTCTACTTAAGAGTTGCGTCCCATTTGGATCTCTTTAGATTATTTAATAATGATTTAACACCCATCAATAAAACATACTCTCTAATGAAACCTGTGTTTCTTACCTAGCCGTGTTTATTTTACAGTATTTCTTGAACCCGAAAGTTCTAAAGGAGCCTGTTCCAGAGCAGTTGGAGCAAATCGCAGCTGAGATTCTTGTACCACTGCAAGTGACATTCCACCACTTTGCTGACAAGGTCCTGCGCTAATGCATACTGATGTTCTCCAAAGATTATATGCACCCTGATTTTTGTTGACCATTTTATGGTGTGTGCAACAGGTTCTACTATCGTACGATGGGAATAAACTGGAGTATGAGCAACTCCTACTTATCACATGCAAGTGCATGTATTTCACTGTAAGTCCCGTGTCTGTTTCCTCTTTGTTATGTATTAACAGTATAAATATCACATACTGAAAACATATGAAATGAAAGGGTAGGCTGAATAATAACTAGCGTATATTTGTTGAACAAAGCTCAAAACAATATTTTCTTGTTTGTTTAGGCAATGTGAGAATGCGGTGCATAGTGAGTCCATTATTTTGCTACCCAGTGCTGTTCGTGCCCTGTATATTTACATTGTCATAGTGCTACATGGTGTAGACTTTTTTTGGCATGTTTGGTTGGTTGGCTGTTAACTTCCTATGTGTGACTAATTATGGTACTCCTGCAGGTGAGGTCATACATGCCATCTGGGGTAAAGCAGATTCTGCCTTCCCTTTGCAAAGACATGTTTCGTCTACTGGATTCATTGGATTTCAACAGTCCCCCTGAAGATTCAGCTACAGCAAGGCTCAAGATTGCAAAAAGATGTCTTATTATATTTTGCACACTTGTTACGCGTCACAGGAAACATGCTGATAAGTATGTACATTTCTCTCTGCTGTTGTTCTTTTCTTGTGTATTTTCCAGAATGCTTACACTCTATTGTTCTCAGCCAGATGCCACATATTGTCAACTGCGTAATCAGAATATCAAAACAAAACATTCATTTAAGTGTAAGTTCTATAGTTTATGAAATACTGTTTTCCTTGCAATGTGCCGAAGACCAAGTATTATGAGCCTGTAACACACGCTAGATTATTGAATGGTGTGATGGGTGTTGTTATCATTATCGATTATTAAATTTGATAAGATTCCGAATGACAAATGATTGCAGAAACTCAATTCTCTCTCGGACCGGATTTTTTCATTAATATTTGACGTAATTTCCCGTGTTTTGGAGACAGGCCCTGTAAGTGTACACCAAGTAATTTGACTGCATTGTCGGAACACAAATGTTTGAACTTGATGGCCATGTGTTTTCTTGGTTGCAGGGATGGCGTCTTGTTTCACCCCATTTTTCTTCACTTATGGATTCAGCAACTTTTCCAGCATTAGCATTAAATGAAAAGGTTGGCTCCCTAACTTTTTGTTGATAAATAACATCTTTCCAATATGTACTTATTTTGACCCAACTTAATATGTTACTTAGGATATAGCTGACTGGGAGGAGGATACCGACGAGTATATGCGGAAGAATCTTCCCTCTGAACTTGTAAATACATGATTCTATAATACTCGTTTATCTCTGTGTTCATGTTGTCTGACTTATTTTTTTGGCAGGATGACATTTCAGGATGGGCTGAGGATTTATTTACTGCTAGGAAAAGTGCCATCAATTTACTTGGTGTTCTAGCCCTCTCAAAGGTTGTAATTTTCTTCCATTTTTTGGGGAAATGGAAGCTTTTATTAATTCTTTGCCATGTATCTAGGTGATACAAGAAGAATAGAGTTGGGTCTCTGGCCTCTGCATCATAAACGCATACAGCCAAACATGCACAAGTACACACAGGGGAACAAACCTGGTAAAAGTATAAGGTGCTAGAGATAACATGGAAACAACACAATCATAATGCGACTGGAAGGCTCAAGATGCCACAGTACGGAGATTAGGTCGCTGCTGGGAGAACGGGACACTGATCACCTCCTGCAACTGTTTTCATGCCACTATCACCAACTCTCGGTTCTTCTGTCACTGAAGAATGGACCAGGAATGGGGCCAGCTTGGACATATGCACACGAAGTTAATATTCCTTTTTATCAGAAACAATATCAGTATGACAAAACCATAGTGATCAACATAGAGCACCTGCTCCAAGTAGTACCATATCTGGCAACCTTTTTGAGAGCCCCCTCAACCAATTATCAAATATATTAGCAATGCCTCGAGGAGGTGATGGTTGGATGCTACGCCACACGGCTCTAGCAAAATGACATTTGAAAAAAAGATTCCGAATAGATTCATCATGGTTACAGAAACTACACCTTGGACTCCCTTGCCAATATCGTTTAAGAAGATTATCTTTAGCTAGTATATGACACCCTTGCGCATATACCACAAGAAAATTTTGGATTAAAGATTTTATTTTCTGTAGTAGCCTATTTCTCATTGCAATGAAGATATATCGAATTGATGGATATTGACCATTTTGATGCAAACTCCCTCTAAAAACTGTCTCAGTCATCTAAGTAATTTTCTTTCATAGTGCGCTGATGCACATAATATCCTGTTTAGGAACACCAGGTCATTGTTTTAGATTAGATTGTTATATCGGATTTCGTGCCTTCATATAGCTAGGATGATTCCTTGTATAGATAACTACAAGCCAGTTCAGCATTTGCAACTATTATTTTGTGCATATATATGCATTTTAAATGCTTTTAGCGACTGCATTGCACAAGCTATAAAGTTCATGCACATTTTCTGTTTCTTTTGAACCCAGCGAACTGATTAAATTAAAACAAGACTTGCATAGGTGTTTTACTTATACTAACACATGTTTCTTGTTTCAGGGCCCACCGGTTGTATCTGCAGCTTCCAAACGCAAGAAAGGTGACAAAAgcaaaggaaaaggaggaagctgCATTGGGGAGCTATTGGTCATCCCATTCCTGTCAAAATTTCCTGTACCTTCTCATGGAGAAGATGCGTCATCAAAGGCAGTGCAGAAGTAAGATCACATGGCTTATTTATTTTAGTCCTTCAGAAAGGATTGTGGCAATCTAGACATAGCTGTCCACATGCATACATTTGGACTCTGAACTATTTGCTTTTCTGTTGTTTCGTACTTATGAAATAGtcactttactctcattcatttcAGTTATTTTGGTGTTCTAATGGCATATGGAGGCCTCCAAGATGTAAGAATGTTCTCTCATAAGATGTGTATCTTCTGAACTTCTCTTCGTACGAGAGACACAGCCCCTGGTTCCCTTATCCTCTGAACTTATATTAGAGTAGTTGCTGATTTATTAACCCATTTTGCAGTTTTTGAGTGAGAGGAAAGATTTGGTGGTTACTTTGATCAGGAATCGGATTCTTCCATTGTATTATTTAGATCCGTGCAGTCCATATTTGATATCCACTGCAAACTGGATTATAGGACAGCTTGCGCTGTGCCTACCAGAGGTACATCCTTTCGTTGTATTCATGCTTGCACCATGTTGTAGGATTGGCTAGTTAACACACGAGACTTCATCCCTGTATTTCATTATATCATCATATATTTAATTTTTGATTCCTTTTTTGCTTATCTGCAGACTATGTGCACGGATATTTATAATTCTTTAATGAAGGCATTGAGCATGGAAGATGCCGAGGATGTAACTTGTTATCCGGTTCGTGCTTCTGCTTCTGGTGCTATTGCAGAACTCATTGAGGTAAGAGTTGACATGGTATTGTCAATGGAATCTACTTGTTGCCTGTAAATATGCCACTGACATATTTTTGTGTGCCTTTTGTAGAATGGTTATGCCCCCCCCGACTGGGTTGCCCTTTTGCAAGTTGTTGTGAAAAGGATAAGCACTGAAGATGAAAATGAGTCTGCTCTTTTGTTTCAGCTTCTGGGAACAATAGTCGATGCTGGCCAAGAGAAAGTTCTGGCTCACATTCCTGGCACTGTGTCTAACATTGCCAATACTATAATAAATCTACTGCCACCTGTACCAGATCCATGGCCTCAGGTAATATTGCTTCATTCATTTATCAGATTTCTGTGCTCAATACGTTCATGCTGTTTGCAGACAGTACAGGTCAACAATATTGCATGTGTTCCGTAGTACTCGCTAGTATCACTTCACATACTTGTTGAGAGTGAGGCTCAAGAATTAGAATCTAAGTCCACCCACTGGCCTTCTTTCTGAATGCAATGTAGTGTAGGAATAGCTAGAAGCGTCGTACCCTGTTAGGGCGACGGTTTCATGTTTATATAGGCAGGAGCAACCCTGAGATATGCATACAAGTAGTTTGGATTacaagagatagagatagagaagATTCGGTTTCAACTAGAGATAAGTCCTAACCGAATATCTATATCTATCCTAACTTGATACTCAAGTATCCTATCTATACACGATATCTCATATATGTTTAACATCCTCCCTTAATCACAACTTGGTCAAGTTGAGATTACATTTAAACTCCTCAAAGCTTCGAGTGGGCAAAGCTTTGGTAAAGCCATCTGCAATCTGATCTCTGGAGTGTATGAATCGAATATCCAATTGCTTGCTTGCAACTCTTTCCGGACAAAGTGGAAATCAATCTCTATATGCTTTGTTCTGGCATGAAAGACTGGATTAGCTGATAGATAAGTAGCACCAAGATTGTCACACCACAAACATGGGGCTTGAGCAAGTTTAACACCAAGCTCCCGAAGTAAAGATTGAACCCAAATAATTTCAGCTGTAGCATTTGCCAAGGCCTTGTATTCTGCCTCTGTGCTAGACCTAGACACTGTTGCTTGTTTCTTTGCACACCAAGAGATAAGGTTTGGTCCAAAGAATACAGCAAAACCACCTGTTGAACGTCTGTCATCCACACAGCCGGCCCAGTCTGAATCAGAAAATGCACTGACTAGAGTAGATGGAGATTTGTTGAATGTAAGACCAGTGCTCAAGGTATTTTTCACATATCTAACTATACGCTTGGCAGCAGTCCAATGAATATCAGTAGGGGCATGAAGAAACTGACAGACTTTGTTAACAGCAAATGAAATGTCTGGCTTTGTAAGGGTCAGATATTGAAGTGCACCTACCAGACTTCTGTAGTTAGTGCTATCCTCTTGATTCAAGAGAATTCCTTCAGTGAGAGCTAGTTTTTCAGAGCTAGATAAGGGTGTTGGTGATGGTTTGCATCCCTGTAATCCAACTCTTCTTACTAGATCAGTAGCATActtttcttgagagagatgaaGACCATCTCCATCTTTCTTTACTTCAATACCCAAAAAATTAATGCAAGTCTCCTAGATCTTTCAAAGCAAACTCAGCCTTTAAATCTTTCAGAAGACCTGCAATTGTCTCATTGGAAGAGCTAGTaacaatgatgtcatcaacataaataaGCACAAATATAGATGTATTTGACCGCTTATAAATAAACAGTGATGTATCAGACTTGGATGGAGCAAATCCAAGGGCTTGTAGTTTGTGACTGAGGCGtgagtaccaagctctaggggcttgtttcaaACCATAGATAGCTTTATCAAGCTTGCACACATGATAAGGTGAATTTTTGTCTTCAAACCCAGGAGGTTGTTTCATATACacatcctcttccagaacaccatgaagaaacgcaTTCTGCACATCTAGTTGTTTAAGACACCATCCCTCGGAAACAGCAATGGACAAAACAAGGCGAATTGTTGCAACTTTTACAACACGACTAAAGGTATCTTCATAGTCTATACCATATCTCTGTTTGAAGCCCTTTGCAACAAGCCTAGCTTTATAGCGATCTATAGTTCCATCAGACTTTCTTTTGATCCTCAAAACCCACTTGCAATCAATTAAATTGTTACCTTGCTGTGGGGGAACGAGATGCCATGTTTTATTTCTCTGAAGGGCCATGTGCTCTTCCTCCATTGCTTGTTTCCATCTAGTGTCCTCAAATGCCTCTTGAAGGGTACGAGGTTCACCTGTGGAACATGCCAaaccaaattttgtgatgtgcttatAGTTGACAGCCTTAATTACCCCTTTTTGGAGACGTGTTCGTGGCGGCGAGGACAGTTCAGCGCCACTTTCCGAGCCTGGTGATGAATCCAGCACAGAAGATCCTGGAGCAGATCCTAGTGGTGAGCGCTGGACAGAATCCTCCTCGAGGCGCGCGCCGGCACCAGGGGCAGTTTCTGCGGGGGCAGGCGTGCGGCGCCTCGTGTAGAAGCGGCTCGGGGCGGTTGGCCAGCGCGCCAGGAGAGGCTGCATGGGCGCAGACAATCCACCCGACCCTGGCTCGGGCGCGATAGGaggctgcggaggctcccacgtgTCGCCGTCAGAGGAGCGGGCTGCACCATCAAGGCCGCAGGAGACATGAGGAGCAACACCTGGCGTAACGACGCCCTGCAGCGGCACGGATCCCGTAGGAGATGCGCTGTCAGCCTGTTGCAGCTCCGATCCCGAGGGCGATTTGCTCCCTGGCGGGGAGCACATGCGATATGACGCTGGATTTGCATCAGTTTGCACTGGTGCAGTCGTATTTTCGTCTGGATTGTTTTCTGCATCATCACAATTCTCATATAAACTCGTAAGAGGGTTAGTCAACATTGAATCAGCACAATTATTTTCCCCGGTAGAAGAAGGTTTTCTTGACGAAGTAGTGCTCCGGCATTTGGATTAAGATCAAAGAAGGGAAATTTTGTTTCATCAAACACTACATCTCGAGAGATATAAACCCTACCCGTGGAAACATCAAGGCATTTGACACCTTTGTGCTGGGCACTATACCCAATGAAGACACACTGTTTGGAGCGGAACATGAGTTTGCGATTGTTGTATGGTCTAAGATTTGGCCAACACGCACAACCAAAGACACAAAGTGAATTGTATGCTGGTTTGACATGGAGTTTTTCAGTGGAAGTTTCATATTTGATAACTCTACTAGGCATAATGTTGATGGGATGCACGGCAGTAAGAAAGGCTTCATCCCAATATTTTAGGGGCATGGATGCACGTGCAAGTAGGGCAAGCCCTACCTCAACAATGTGTCTATGCTTGCGTTCAGCAGACCCATTTTGTTGATGAGCATGTGGGCAAGAGACATGATGAGATATCCCTAGTTTTTGAAAGAAGGAATTTAAATTT includes:
- the LOC123448292 gene encoding importin beta-like SAD2 homolog: MEVDAAYPAAAAAGNELRSLLAATLSADKTSVDAATAGLDRISAAGDPRFPIALLAVAAGDGDQGTRIAAAAYLKIFARRNMEGGLSSSDLYREFRDQLAQALLRVEPAILRVLIEVFRQVAEKDFVKENSWPELVPQLKLVIQSSDAISPGQHPEWKTINALTVLQSILRPFQYFLNPKVLKEPVPEQLEQIAAEILVPLQVTFHHFADKVLLSYDGNKLEYEQLLLITCKCMYFTVRSYMPSGVKQILPSLCKDMFRLLDSLDFNSPPEDSATARLKIAKRCLIIFCTLVTRHRKHADNQMPHIVNCVIRISKQNIHLSKLNSLSDRIFSLIFDVISRVLETGPGWRLVSPHFSSLMDSATFPALALNEKDIADWEEDTDEYMRKNLPSELDDISGWAEDLFTARKSAINLLGVLALSKGPPVVSAASKRKKGDKSKGKGGSCIGELLVIPFLSKFPVPSHGEDASSKAVQNYFGVLMAYGGLQDFLSERKDLVVTLIRNRILPLYYLDPCSPYLISTANWIIGQLALCLPETMCTDIYNSLMKALSMEDAEDVTCYPVRASASGAIAELIENGYAPPDWVALLQVVVKRISTEDENESALLFQLLGTIVDAGQEKVLAHIPGTVSNIANTIINLLPPVPDPWPQVVEQGFAALVAMVQAWDSSAPDESKEHEKSVWQLGQTAIAQTFSTVLQKAWLLPVEQMEPTLDSTLPPPSCVNDASVLLEFILRSITSMEEITHMKVFELVIIWADTIASWDSWEEMEDQGVFNAIKEAVSFHERFDSSGFFLKMLPSQSANGSQSSLISRVSSFVTRAIAAYPSATWRACSCIHTLLHAPDFSLGAEDTRITLAVTFGEATFSYFKGVSDSPAGIWKPLVLAISSCYICYPDAIEQVLCKDDGNGYTAWASALAQVSSSSFTPVLSSESEIKLAVLTLATVIERLLALSMGGTKVLQDCYISLMESCIHLNDVQEDGDDDDEDGAEDLDDDDEEEDTDDDDEDSEDDDVREETEEEFLARYAAAAGESIEVVEEGDVDEETQDIELGSLDEMDIKQVVLSLIQKYTAPLQAQILPDDLIERIAETFPEYEQLLHAHQLRC